The following proteins come from a genomic window of Gemmatimonadota bacterium:
- the pyk gene encoding pyruvate kinase, translating into MPRESRRTKIVATLGPAWEQPDQMRAMLDTGVDVVRVNSSHGTPEIRGRWIADLKEIQRQRDKASAILVDLQGPRIRIGDLAEPIQLTFGQSVVFAPEDVAAPNEIPTTYRELAADVRSGTRILLDDGLLALDVTSVIGDKVHASVRYGGMLKSNKGMNLPGVEVSAPALTDKDREDAIHATELGADYLGMSFVRRPQDIEGLRRLVPKHVKLIAKIEKDTALQHLTAILDAADGIMVARGDLGVELPFEQVPLVQKKLIREANRHGKPVITATQMLESMIKAPRPTRAEVSDVANAILDGTDAVMLSAETAVGSYPLEAVLAMDQIAREVESHRQDGDDHASVWQASIAQLNQPHVTARTEDAIAVAVCAAAELLKVPLIVCLTSSGFTARTIASYRPLTPILAVTPEADTYRRLALIWGVIPAVVERRPDYEAMLAVTREIIVKKGLAWPGDRFVVTAGVPFDLAGTTNLLRIETV; encoded by the coding sequence ATGCCGAGAGAAAGCCGTCGAACCAAGATCGTCGCCACCCTGGGACCCGCCTGGGAACAGCCGGACCAAATGCGCGCCATGCTCGATACCGGGGTCGATGTCGTCCGGGTGAATTCATCCCACGGCACCCCGGAGATCCGCGGTCGGTGGATTGCCGATCTCAAAGAAATCCAGCGCCAGCGAGACAAGGCGTCGGCCATCTTGGTCGACCTTCAAGGTCCCCGCATTCGGATCGGCGACCTCGCGGAGCCGATTCAACTGACCTTCGGGCAATCGGTGGTCTTCGCGCCCGAAGACGTCGCGGCCCCGAACGAGATTCCGACGACCTACCGCGAGTTGGCCGCCGACGTCCGGTCCGGAACCCGGATCCTCCTCGATGACGGCCTGCTCGCCCTCGATGTCACCAGTGTCATCGGCGACAAAGTCCACGCCTCGGTGCGGTACGGCGGCATGCTCAAATCGAACAAGGGCATGAACCTTCCGGGCGTCGAAGTGTCGGCGCCGGCGCTGACGGACAAAGATCGCGAGGATGCGATCCACGCCACTGAGCTCGGCGCCGATTACCTCGGCATGAGTTTCGTCCGCCGCCCCCAGGATATCGAAGGCCTCCGTCGCCTGGTGCCGAAGCACGTCAAACTGATCGCCAAAATCGAGAAGGACACCGCGCTCCAGCACCTGACCGCCATTCTCGACGCCGCTGACGGCATTATGGTGGCCCGGGGCGATCTCGGCGTCGAGCTCCCGTTCGAACAGGTCCCGCTGGTCCAGAAGAAACTGATCCGGGAGGCCAACCGGCACGGCAAGCCCGTGATCACCGCCACCCAAATGCTCGAGTCGATGATCAAGGCCCCGCGGCCCACCCGGGCCGAAGTTTCCGACGTGGCCAACGCCATTCTCGACGGCACCGACGCGGTCATGCTCTCCGCCGAGACCGCCGTCGGCAGTTATCCGCTCGAAGCCGTCTTGGCCATGGACCAAATTGCCCGCGAGGTCGAGTCGCACCGGCAGGACGGCGACGACCATGCCTCCGTCTGGCAAGCATCGATCGCTCAGCTCAACCAGCCCCACGTGACCGCCCGAACCGAAGACGCCATCGCCGTGGCGGTCTGCGCCGCGGCCGAGCTGCTCAAGGTCCCGCTGATCGTCTGCCTCACGAGCAGCGGCTTCACGGCCCGGACCATCGCGTCGTACCGGCCGTTGACGCCGATCCTGGCCGTGACCCCCGAAGCCGATACCTACCGCCGGCTGGCCCTGATCTGGGGCGTCATTCCGGCGGTCGTCGAACGCCGCCCCGACTACGAAGCCATGCTGGCCGTGACCCGAGAGATCATCGTCAAGAAGGGCCTGGCCTGGCCCGGCGACCGGTTCGTCGTGACCGCCGGCGTGCCGTTCGACCTGGCGGGCACCACCAA
- a CDS encoding aldolase yields the protein MTLEQRQQVAADYGPAVRVTAIGVTVTDPAVLRSSATDQVVWLAVFGTPAEQEAARWLLWEIGQAVGVMPASIQDLYTARGRGECGGFTVPAINVRMMAYDTARAVFRAAIKANGGAILLEIARSEIAYTEQRPAEYVAVMIGAALREGYRLPIFIQGDHCQVNAKKYQSDPEGEVGEVKKLIAEEVGAGFFNIDVDTSTLVDLSRPTLDEQQRDNYQRAVEITAFIRGLEPKGVTVSIGAEIGEVGHKNSTVEELHAFMQGYNRALASRGKGLTGISKISVQTGTSHGGVVLPDGSMADVKLDLAALEALSTAARQYGMAGAVQHGASTLPQGAFGNFPRIETAEIHLATNFQSMVFDHPALPGDLRQLAYGWLDQHATSEKKPDDTPEQFYYRARKRAIGPFKKECWSLPETVRSAIAADLEKMFSFLFTQLGVTGTADVVRKYVQPVRLGHGDLTKPAVRAVDDADAGE from the coding sequence ATGACCCTCGAACAGCGGCAGCAGGTGGCGGCAGACTACGGACCGGCGGTCCGGGTAACGGCGATCGGTGTGACGGTGACGGATCCCGCCGTGTTGCGGTCGTCGGCGACCGACCAAGTCGTGTGGTTGGCGGTGTTTGGGACCCCCGCGGAACAGGAAGCGGCTCGCTGGCTGCTCTGGGAGATCGGCCAGGCGGTTGGAGTGATGCCGGCATCGATTCAGGATCTCTATACCGCTCGGGGCCGGGGCGAGTGCGGTGGGTTTACCGTCCCGGCCATCAACGTGCGGATGATGGCGTACGATACGGCCCGGGCGGTGTTCCGCGCCGCGATCAAAGCCAATGGCGGCGCCATTCTGCTCGAGATTGCCCGATCGGAGATCGCCTACACCGAGCAGCGGCCGGCGGAGTATGTCGCGGTGATGATCGGCGCGGCGCTTCGGGAGGGCTACCGGCTCCCGATCTTCATCCAAGGCGACCACTGCCAGGTCAACGCCAAGAAATATCAATCCGATCCGGAGGGCGAGGTCGGCGAGGTCAAGAAGTTGATTGCCGAGGAAGTCGGCGCCGGCTTCTTTAACATCGACGTCGACACCTCGACGCTGGTCGATCTGTCCCGCCCGACGCTCGACGAACAACAGCGCGACAACTACCAGCGGGCGGTCGAGATCACGGCGTTCATTCGCGGGCTCGAGCCGAAGGGCGTGACGGTCTCGATCGGGGCGGAAATCGGCGAAGTCGGGCATAAGAACAGCACGGTGGAAGAGCTCCATGCGTTCATGCAGGGGTACAACCGGGCATTGGCCTCCCGGGGCAAGGGGTTGACCGGCATCAGTAAGATCTCGGTGCAAACGGGGACGTCGCACGGCGGGGTGGTGTTACCGGACGGCTCGATGGCCGACGTGAAGCTCGACTTGGCCGCCCTGGAGGCCCTCTCGACCGCGGCCCGGCAGTACGGGATGGCGGGGGCGGTGCAGCACGGCGCTAGCACGTTGCCGCAGGGCGCCTTCGGGAATTTTCCGCGGATCGAAACCGCCGAGATCCACTTGGCCACCAACTTCCAAAGCATGGTCTTCGATCATCCCGCGCTGCCGGGTGACCTTCGGCAGTTGGCCTACGGCTGGCTCGACCAGCATGCCACCAGCGAGAAGAAACCGGACGATACGCCCGAGCAGTTCTACTATCGGGCCCGGAAGCGGGCGATCGGGCCGTTCAAGAAGGAGTGCTGGTCGCTGCCCGAGACGGTCCGCTCGGCGATTGCGGCCGACCTGGAGAAAATGTTCAGCTTCCTGTTTACGCAACTTGGGGTGACCGGGACGGCTGATGTGGTTCGGAAGTACGTCCAGCCGGTTCGGTTGGGCCATGGCGACTTGACCAAACCGGCCGTCCGGGCGGTTGATGACGCCGACGCGGGGGAATGA
- a CDS encoding four helix bundle protein: MRTWPLSMELARAVHATTATWPPTEVLGRELRRTSISIPSNIAEGYGRGGTKEYLRYLRIAMGSVAEMDTQLRLAAMMKLGSGRSLNRLLHAIPPP, translated from the coding sequence TTGAGAACGTGGCCACTGAGTATGGAGTTGGCGCGGGCGGTGCACGCAACCACGGCAACCTGGCCGCCAACCGAGGTGCTCGGCCGGGAGCTCCGGCGGACCTCGATCTCGATCCCCTCGAACATCGCCGAAGGCTACGGCCGCGGGGGCACCAAAGAGTACCTCCGCTACCTCAGAATCGCGATGGGATCAGTGGCCGAGATGGACACCCAACTCCGCCTAGCCGCCATGATGAAGTTGGGATCCGGCCGCAGCCTCAACCGGCTCCTCCACGCCATCCCCCCACCCTAA
- the dnaX gene encoding DNA polymerase III subunit gamma/tau: MIALARKYRPRRFADLLVQDHVAAALRGAISKGRVGHGYLLTGPRGVGKTTAARILAMALNCERQDVKARTGEPCGECDTCQRIWSGSANLDVIEIDAASHRSVDDARDLRERAMYAASQEDRYKVYIVDEAHMLTREAWNALLKILEEPPPRVVFVFATTEPQKIANNAAPVLSRLQRFDFKRIGAGAIRDRVKEVLAAEGLRADDDAVAVIARYADGGMRDALSVLDQALSMSDGILTAERVRQALGLIGDDVYAEVLAAVARKDPAAIFPVVDRLLASGADLVEFANGMGELLRAVLMVATGAVPEGLTAAQREVVNLAAAELAAGDVLRMLGLLSQAEQSIRRSANPRLAVETLLIRWAVMDRTVDLEAVLASAGPATPRSRPAAAPAPSGERRPPAASAQPSPSSAGPAEPPSPPAPVRPLITGALTIESIADAWKGLIGQAKDKSPLLATVIEHLKPVALAGNQLTVTPDDEATHMAEGAKRQLGAIQDHLSAALGQRLVVLVVDPAAAWAKPDKPKRLLEKDLKAEKLREFRAKDATLDAAADALDLEIVD, from the coding sequence ATGATCGCCCTCGCCCGGAAGTACCGTCCCCGCCGCTTTGCCGACCTCCTCGTGCAGGATCATGTGGCGGCCGCGTTGCGGGGTGCGATCTCCAAGGGCCGAGTCGGCCATGGGTACCTGTTGACGGGTCCGCGGGGGGTTGGCAAGACGACGGCGGCGCGGATCTTGGCGATGGCGCTCAATTGCGAGCGGCAAGATGTGAAGGCCAGGACCGGCGAACCGTGCGGCGAATGTGACACCTGCCAGCGGATCTGGAGTGGGTCGGCCAACCTTGATGTGATCGAGATCGACGCGGCGAGCCATCGGAGCGTGGACGACGCCCGCGATCTTCGGGAGCGGGCCATGTATGCGGCGTCCCAGGAGGATCGCTACAAGGTTTACATCGTCGACGAAGCGCACATGCTGACCCGGGAGGCCTGGAACGCGCTCCTCAAGATCCTCGAGGAGCCGCCGCCGCGGGTCGTCTTCGTTTTTGCGACGACGGAGCCGCAGAAAATCGCCAACAACGCCGCGCCGGTGTTGTCGCGGTTGCAGCGGTTCGATTTCAAGCGGATTGGCGCCGGGGCCATTCGGGACCGGGTCAAGGAGGTCCTCGCGGCCGAAGGTCTCCGGGCCGATGACGACGCTGTGGCGGTCATTGCCCGCTACGCGGACGGCGGGATGCGCGATGCCTTGTCGGTGCTCGATCAAGCGTTGAGCATGTCCGATGGAATCCTCACGGCGGAGCGGGTCCGGCAGGCGTTAGGCTTGATCGGAGACGATGTCTACGCGGAGGTCCTGGCGGCGGTGGCCCGGAAGGACCCGGCCGCGATCTTCCCGGTGGTCGACCGGCTCCTGGCCTCGGGAGCCGACCTCGTCGAGTTCGCCAACGGAATGGGCGAGCTGCTCCGGGCGGTCTTGATGGTGGCCACCGGGGCGGTGCCGGAAGGTCTGACCGCCGCCCAGCGGGAGGTCGTCAACCTGGCAGCCGCCGAACTCGCAGCCGGCGACGTGCTCCGGATGCTCGGTCTGTTGAGTCAGGCCGAGCAGTCGATCCGCCGGAGCGCCAATCCGCGCTTGGCGGTGGAGACCTTGTTGATTCGGTGGGCGGTCATGGATCGCACGGTTGATCTGGAGGCGGTCCTCGCAAGTGCGGGGCCGGCCACGCCGCGATCCCGTCCGGCCGCCGCGCCGGCGCCGAGTGGAGAGCGGAGGCCGCCAGCCGCGTCGGCCCAGCCGTCGCCGAGCTCCGCCGGCCCGGCCGAACCGCCGAGTCCTCCGGCTCCGGTTCGACCACTGATCACCGGGGCGCTCACGATCGAGTCGATTGCCGATGCCTGGAAGGGCCTCATTGGCCAAGCGAAAGACAAGAGCCCGCTGCTTGCGACGGTGATCGAGCATCTGAAACCGGTGGCCCTGGCCGGGAACCAACTCACGGTCACCCCCGACGATGAGGCGACGCACATGGCCGAAGGCGCCAAACGGCAACTCGGCGCCATTCAGGATCATCTCAGCGCGGCGCTCGGCCAGCGCCTGGTGGTTTTGGTGGTTGATCCGGCGGCGGCCTGGGCCAAGCCTGACAAGCCTAAACGATTGTTGGAAAAAGACTTAAAGGCCGAAAAATTGCGGGAATTCCGCGCCAAAGATGCCACATTGGATGCGGCCGCTGACGCGTTAGATTTGGAGATCGTGGACTGA
- a CDS encoding YbaB/EbfC family nucleoid-associated protein: MADIQQLFQLSQQMQGRLQQLQADLADRVVEASAGGGMVKVRADGRGLVRYVTIDPAVFAGRDAELLSDLILSAVAEVQRRALEVSQAEMKKMPGLPPLPGL; the protein is encoded by the coding sequence ATGGCCGATATCCAACAGTTGTTCCAGCTAAGTCAACAAATGCAGGGCCGGCTCCAGCAGCTCCAGGCCGATCTCGCCGACCGAGTGGTCGAGGCGAGCGCCGGTGGCGGGATGGTCAAGGTCAGGGCGGATGGCCGCGGCTTGGTGCGGTATGTCACCATTGATCCCGCGGTGTTCGCGGGGCGCGACGCCGAGCTGCTGTCCGACCTGATTTTGTCGGCGGTGGCCGAGGTGCAGCGGCGGGCTCTGGAGGTATCCCAGGCGGAGATGAAGAAGATGCCCGGGCTTCCGCCGTTGCCTGGGCTGTAG
- the recR gene encoding recombination protein RecR gives MAAIDDLVLELAKLPGIGRKTAERLTFHLLHQPRERISRLAAALSTVAERVGACPECGNYCEGERCPICTDPRRDAGLLCLVEEPSTVALVERSTGYRGRYLVLGGHLSPLEGVGPDQLRIGLLKRKMADGGVREVILATNPSLEGEATATYVHQLLSGSGVRVSRLARGLPVGGDLEYIDGMTLSHAMDARQEVS, from the coding sequence GTGGCGGCGATTGACGATTTGGTCTTGGAGCTGGCCAAGCTCCCTGGCATCGGGCGGAAAACGGCAGAGCGCCTGACTTTCCATCTCCTCCATCAGCCGCGCGAGCGGATCAGTCGGTTGGCCGCCGCGCTTTCGACCGTGGCCGAACGGGTGGGCGCGTGCCCCGAGTGCGGGAACTACTGCGAAGGCGAGCGGTGCCCGATCTGTACCGACCCGCGCCGGGATGCCGGCTTGCTCTGTCTGGTCGAGGAGCCGTCGACCGTGGCCCTCGTTGAACGCTCCACCGGGTATCGGGGCCGATATTTGGTGCTGGGTGGGCACCTGTCTCCCCTTGAAGGGGTAGGCCCGGACCAGCTCCGGATTGGCCTGCTGAAGCGAAAAATGGCCGATGGAGGGGTCCGCGAGGTCATTTTGGCCACCAACCCTTCGCTCGAAGGCGAGGCCACCGCTACATATGTTCATCAACTCCTCAGCGGCTCGGGGGTCAGGGTCAGTCGTTTGGCCCGTGGTTTGCCGGTTGGGGGAGATCTCGAATACATCGACGGGATGACGCTGAGCCACGCGATGGACGCCCGGCAGGAGGTGTCGTGA
- a CDS encoding gliding-motility protein MglA: protein MSLINYGPREINCKLVYYGPGLGGTTTNLEYIYEKVSPSSKGKTISLATETERTLFFGFLPVDLGTIRGFKTRFHLYTVPGRVYYNALRKLILKGVDGVVFVADSQIERMEANVESMQNLYDNLLQHGYDLTKIPYFEAVAVKGDGVFDTLRSISKLVLKTLG, encoded by the coding sequence ATGTCGCTCATTAACTATGGGCCTCGGGAAATCAACTGCAAGCTGGTGTACTACGGGCCTGGTCTCGGCGGTACGACGACCAACCTGGAATACATCTATGAGAAGGTCTCGCCCTCGTCGAAGGGGAAGACGATTTCCCTGGCGACGGAAACGGAGCGGACCCTGTTCTTCGGCTTCCTCCCGGTCGACCTCGGGACGATCCGGGGGTTCAAGACCCGGTTCCATCTCTACACGGTGCCGGGCCGGGTGTACTACAACGCCTTGCGGAAGCTGATCTTGAAGGGGGTCGACGGGGTCGTCTTCGTCGCCGACAGCCAGATCGAGCGGATGGAAGCCAATGTCGAGTCGATGCAGAATCTCTACGACAACCTGCTCCAGCACGGGTATGACTTGACGAAGATTCCGTATTTCGAGGCCGTGGCGGTCAAGGGCGACGGGGTGTTCGACACCCTCCGCTCGATCAGCAAACTCGTGCTGAAGACGCTCGGATAG
- the pgsA gene encoding CDP-diacylglycerol--glycerol-3-phosphate 3-phosphatidyltransferase, with the protein MPRPMWNLPNLITVARIATTPVIAYLPFMAGYWPKLLLFVVFLIAAITDIIDGRLARSRNEVTDLGKTLDPLADKLLLLATVVPIYVIAQTRHDLYEIPVWRSIPLWVCLVMLGREFLMTAFRWWAARRGVVIAAQGPGKLKAVMQNIFVGGTILWFAFRDAWHPLGLHRSVFWQFWKTFHGGFVSVSLAIATGLTVYSFVIYLYRYRQLLK; encoded by the coding sequence GTGCCCCGGCCGATGTGGAACCTTCCGAACCTGATTACGGTGGCTCGAATCGCGACCACACCGGTGATTGCCTACTTGCCCTTCATGGCCGGATATTGGCCGAAGCTGCTCCTCTTCGTGGTGTTTCTCATTGCCGCGATCACCGATATTATCGACGGCCGGTTGGCCCGGTCGCGGAATGAAGTGACCGACCTCGGCAAGACGCTCGATCCGCTCGCCGACAAACTGCTGTTATTGGCGACGGTGGTGCCGATTTACGTCATTGCCCAGACCCGGCACGACCTCTACGAGATCCCGGTGTGGCGGAGCATTCCGCTCTGGGTGTGCCTCGTGATGCTGGGCCGAGAATTCTTGATGACCGCGTTTCGCTGGTGGGCAGCGCGGCGGGGCGTCGTGATCGCGGCGCAGGGTCCCGGCAAGCTCAAGGCGGTCATGCAAAACATCTTCGTCGGCGGGACCATTCTCTGGTTCGCGTTTCGGGATGCCTGGCATCCGCTCGGTCTCCACCGGAGCGTCTTCTGGCAGTTCTGGAAAACGTTCCACGGTGGGTTCGTGTCGGTGAGCCTTGCGATCGCGACCGGGCTGACCGTGTATTCGTTCGTGATCTATCTCTATCGGTACCGGCAACTGCTCAAGTAG
- a CDS encoding competence/damage-inducible protein A, producing MDIELVTIGTELLLGFTIDTNSAFMGQRLSEAGVRIARRTSVRDNPDEIRDAVREALTRSRFVITTGGLGPTRDDMTKKVVAELFGAPLEFQDWIWDRLVAKWASFGRTISPTNRCQAEVPRGAIVLPNQRGTAPGLWLTGAPGEVVMLPGVPSEMKGLMVEEVVPRLAERSGGRAITSLVLRTTGIPESSLAERLAPVEDALGALTLAYLPGLEGVDLRLTAWDLAPGEAKPLLDRAATAIQVIVKDHGYGTGDDDLAAVLLSRLRERGLTVAVAESCTGGLIGQRITAIPGSSDGFLGGVIAYDNRVKTGLLGVDPAVLERDGAVSESVAGAMAAGVARATGADLAVAVTGVAGPGGGSAAKPVGTVWFGFSVGGQVETLRVGFPGTREDIRGRASQAALHGLWRRAAGLEKFPGGDTNQGNAP from the coding sequence ATGGACATTGAACTCGTCACCATCGGCACCGAGCTGCTCCTCGGCTTTACCATCGACACCAACAGCGCCTTCATGGGCCAGCGGTTGAGCGAGGCCGGCGTCCGGATCGCCCGCCGGACGTCAGTGCGCGATAACCCGGATGAGATTCGGGACGCCGTCCGCGAGGCCCTGACCCGGTCCCGGTTTGTGATTACGACCGGCGGGCTCGGTCCGACTCGGGACGATATGACCAAGAAGGTGGTGGCGGAGTTGTTTGGCGCCCCGCTCGAGTTCCAGGACTGGATTTGGGACCGGCTGGTGGCCAAGTGGGCCAGTTTCGGCCGGACCATTTCGCCCACCAACCGGTGCCAGGCCGAGGTGCCTCGGGGCGCCATCGTGCTCCCGAACCAGCGGGGGACCGCGCCCGGGCTCTGGCTCACCGGGGCACCAGGTGAAGTGGTGATGTTGCCGGGGGTCCCGTCCGAGATGAAGGGGTTGATGGTTGAGGAAGTGGTCCCGAGGCTGGCCGAGCGGTCCGGCGGCCGGGCCATCACCTCTCTGGTGCTTCGGACCACGGGGATTCCCGAGTCGAGTTTGGCGGAACGACTGGCCCCGGTCGAGGATGCCCTCGGGGCGCTGACCCTGGCGTATTTGCCGGGCCTCGAGGGTGTCGACCTCCGCCTCACCGCCTGGGATCTGGCGCCCGGCGAGGCCAAGCCGCTGCTCGACCGGGCGGCGACGGCCATTCAAGTGATCGTCAAGGACCACGGGTATGGGACGGGCGACGACGATCTTGCCGCCGTGTTGCTCAGCCGGCTTCGCGAACGGGGCCTGACGGTTGCCGTGGCCGAATCGTGTACGGGCGGCCTGATCGGCCAGCGGATTACCGCGATTCCGGGGAGCTCTGACGGGTTCCTCGGCGGGGTGATCGCCTACGACAACCGGGTCAAGACCGGCCTGCTCGGGGTCGACCCGGCCGTGCTGGAACGGGACGGGGCGGTCAGCGAGTCGGTGGCGGGGGCCATGGCCGCCGGGGTCGCGCGGGCGACCGGGGCCGACCTCGCGGTGGCGGTCACCGGGGTGGCGGGGCCGGGGGGAGGTTCCGCGGCCAAGCCGGTCGGGACGGTCTGGTTTGGGTTCTCGGTCGGGGGCCAGGTCGAGACGCTGCGGGTCGGGTTTCCCGGAACCCGGGAGGACATTCGGGGCCGGGCCAGCCAGGCGGCGCTCCACGGCCTCTGGCGCCGGGCGGCGGGTCTTGAGAAGTTTCCCGGTGGAGACACCAACCAGGGTAATGCCCCGTGA
- the grpE gene encoding nucleotide exchange factor GrpE: MSHERPFEEDAQLTDALPDMELTGTVSSGPPAEPSESAVKRLADQLSESNDRYLRLAADFDNFRKRVAKERIELADRAQAGFVIKLLDVLDDLDRLAASDLGGPTTVVRQGVEMVDKKLRKELEGAGLERLDPVGQKFDPAVAEAVAVAMPPSADQDHIVAATFQVGYRFKGSLVRPARVQVYSAESHT, encoded by the coding sequence GTGAGCCACGAACGTCCGTTTGAAGAAGATGCTCAGTTGACCGACGCCCTGCCCGACATGGAACTGACCGGGACGGTCTCGTCGGGGCCACCGGCGGAGCCATCGGAAAGCGCGGTCAAGCGCTTGGCCGATCAGTTGAGCGAGTCGAACGATCGCTACCTTCGGTTGGCGGCCGACTTCGACAACTTCCGGAAGCGGGTGGCCAAGGAGCGGATCGAACTGGCCGATCGGGCCCAGGCCGGCTTCGTGATCAAACTCCTCGATGTGCTCGATGACCTCGACCGTTTGGCGGCGTCGGACCTCGGCGGCCCGACCACGGTGGTGCGCCAGGGCGTCGAGATGGTGGACAAGAAACTCCGGAAGGAACTCGAGGGTGCGGGCCTGGAGCGGCTGGACCCGGTTGGGCAGAAATTCGATCCTGCGGTGGCGGAAGCGGTGGCGGTGGCGATGCCCCCCTCCGCGGACCAGGACCACATCGTCGCGGCCACCTTCCAGGTCGGCTACCGGTTCAAGGGGTCGCTGGTCCGGCCGGCCCGGGTGCAAGTGTACTCGGCTGAAAGTCACACTTAA
- a CDS encoding J domain-containing protein: MGRNSILRWRKRWRWRCPPPRTRTTSSRPPSRSATGSRGRWSGRPGCKCTRLKVTLNVAAKDFYQVLGITEGATPDEIKKAYRKLAKQHHPDANPGNPKASDQFKQIAEAHGVLSDPEKRKKYDQMRRLGAFDLGARGPGRPGGASRPGGGGPAETFDFGDFGSMGLGDIFSSIFGKGGKKEQQPRADPLEVALEIPFRTAVLGGKIPVTLAMNGSCPACAGIGAAPGATVSQCPECKGRGTISFGQGGFAVNRPCPQCRGQGRIPSQKCGTCLGGGEVRSEKTVTITVPSGIDSGTKIRVKGQGEAAGTGQAGDLLVTFDVQPDRFFTRSGLDLECEVPVNLAQAVLGTKIKVRTVDGKKVVLTIPPGTPAGKKFRIKGMGVVKGDRKGDQLVEIAVTMPEQLTPEQQEIFKQFADQAGLAY; the protein is encoded by the coding sequence TTGGGCAGAAATTCGATCCTGCGGTGGCGGAAGCGGTGGCGGTGGCGATGCCCCCCTCCGCGGACCAGGACCACATCGTCGCGGCCACCTTCCAGGTCGGCTACCGGTTCAAGGGGTCGCTGGTCCGGCCGGCCCGGGTGCAAGTGTACTCGGCTGAAAGTCACACTTAACGTGGCGGCAAAGGACTTCTACCAAGTACTCGGTATCACCGAAGGCGCCACGCCGGACGAGATCAAGAAGGCGTACCGGAAACTTGCCAAGCAGCACCATCCCGATGCCAACCCCGGCAACCCGAAGGCCTCCGATCAGTTCAAGCAGATCGCCGAGGCCCACGGGGTGCTGTCGGACCCCGAGAAGCGGAAGAAATACGACCAGATGCGCCGGCTCGGCGCGTTCGATCTTGGGGCCCGGGGACCCGGGCGTCCCGGTGGGGCGTCGCGTCCCGGTGGCGGCGGCCCGGCCGAGACCTTCGACTTCGGCGACTTCGGCTCGATGGGGCTGGGCGACATCTTTTCGTCGATCTTCGGGAAGGGCGGCAAGAAGGAGCAGCAGCCCCGGGCCGACCCGCTCGAGGTGGCCCTCGAGATCCCATTTCGGACCGCGGTCCTCGGCGGCAAGATTCCCGTGACACTCGCGATGAACGGGTCCTGCCCGGCGTGTGCGGGAATCGGCGCCGCGCCGGGCGCCACGGTGTCCCAATGCCCTGAGTGCAAAGGCCGGGGGACCATTTCGTTCGGCCAGGGCGGCTTCGCGGTCAACCGGCCCTGTCCGCAGTGCCGGGGGCAGGGGAGGATTCCGTCCCAGAAGTGCGGGACCTGTCTTGGGGGCGGCGAGGTCAGGTCCGAGAAGACCGTGACGATCACGGTGCCGTCGGGGATCGATTCGGGGACCAAGATCCGGGTGAAAGGGCAGGGCGAGGCCGCCGGGACCGGTCAGGCCGGCGATCTGCTGGTGACGTTCGACGTGCAGCCGGACCGGTTCTTCACGCGGTCCGGCCTCGATCTCGAATGCGAGGTCCCGGTCAATCTGGCTCAGGCGGTGTTAGGCACCAAGATCAAAGTCCGGACGGTTGACGGGAAGAAAGTGGTGCTCACGATTCCTCCCGGGACGCCGGCCGGGAAGAAATTCCGGATCAAAGGCATGGGCGTCGTGAAAGGCGATCGAAAGGGTGATCAATTGGTCGAGATCGCCGTGACCATGCCCGAACAGCTCACGCCCGAACAGCAAGAAATCTTCAAGCAGTTCGCCGACCAGGCCGGGCTCGCCTACTAG